One genomic window of Aquisalimonas sp. 2447 includes the following:
- a CDS encoding OmpA family protein, whose translation MRIRALAVCLFTATTLGLTACGTTDPYTGEERTARTSTGAAIGAIAGAAIGIATGSDSRERRQRAAIGAGIGGLSGAAVGAYMDRQEDKLREQLEGTGVSVTREGDELILNMPGNITFGFDSAELRSEFYDVLDSVVLVLEEFDQTLIEVAGHTDSVGDPAYNQRLSERRADSVGRYLRSEGITDQRIATAGFGEDHPIADNETEEGRQANRRVELTLIPITDD comes from the coding sequence ATGCGCATCAGAGCACTGGCTGTCTGCCTGTTCACCGCCACCACCCTGGGTCTGACGGCCTGTGGCACCACGGACCCATACACCGGCGAGGAACGCACGGCGCGCACCTCCACCGGCGCGGCCATCGGCGCCATTGCCGGGGCTGCCATCGGTATTGCCACCGGTTCCGACAGCCGCGAACGCCGTCAGCGTGCAGCCATCGGCGCCGGCATCGGCGGTTTGTCCGGCGCGGCGGTGGGGGCCTACATGGACCGCCAGGAAGACAAGCTCCGGGAACAACTGGAAGGGACCGGCGTCAGTGTCACCCGCGAGGGCGACGAGCTGATCCTGAACATGCCGGGTAACATTACCTTCGGTTTCGACAGTGCCGAGTTGCGCTCCGAATTCTACGATGTGCTGGACAGCGTGGTGCTGGTGCTGGAGGAGTTCGACCAGACCCTGATCGAGGTGGCGGGGCACACCGACAGCGTCGGCGATCCGGCCTACAATCAGCGGCTCTCGGAGAGGCGGGCCGACTCGGTGGGCCGCTATCTGCGCAGCGAAGGCATTACCGATCAACGCATCGCAACTGCGGGTTTCGGCGAGGACCACCCCATCGCTGACAACGAGACTGAAGAAGGTCGGCAGGCGAACCGGCGGGTGGAGCTGACGCTGATCCCCATCACCGATGACTGA
- the fabA gene encoding bifunctional 3-hydroxydecanoyl-ACP dehydratase/trans-2-decenoyl-ACP isomerase → MATNPHYLKNDSSFDYDDLIRCAEGELFGPGNPQLPKPGMLMLDRIVHIDDTGGTHGKGQIHAELDIRPDLWFFDCHFKNDPVMPGCLGLDAMWQLVGFFLGWKGGLGRGRALGAGEVKFFGQVLPQARLVTYRINMKRVIMRKLVMGIADAEMLVDDKPIYSASDLRVGLFQSPESMEA, encoded by the coding sequence ATGGCAACGAATCCGCACTATCTGAAAAACGACTCGAGTTTCGATTACGACGACCTCATCCGGTGCGCCGAAGGCGAGCTCTTTGGTCCGGGCAATCCGCAGCTCCCCAAGCCGGGAATGCTGATGCTGGACCGCATCGTCCACATCGACGACACCGGCGGCACCCATGGCAAGGGCCAGATCCATGCGGAGCTGGATATCCGGCCGGACCTGTGGTTCTTCGACTGCCACTTCAAGAACGATCCGGTGATGCCGGGGTGCCTCGGGCTGGACGCCATGTGGCAGCTGGTGGGCTTTTTCCTGGGCTGGAAGGGTGGTCTGGGCCGCGGCCGCGCTCTGGGTGCCGGTGAGGTGAAGTTCTTCGGTCAGGTACTGCCCCAGGCCAGGCTGGTCACTTACCGGATCAACATGAAACGGGTGATCATGCGCAAGCTGGTGATGGGCATTGCCGACGCCGAGATGCTGGTCGATGACAAGCCCATCTACAGCGCCAGCGATCTCCGTGTCGGCCTGTTCCAGTCTCCGGAGTCCATGGAAGCCTAG
- a CDS encoding SURF1 family protein, protein MRIGGFQFRPGLIPSLATLIVFPVLVSLGFWQLDRAEQREALQEAYETRDQRSPLDLNRDAPPERQALTRNARARGIYDVDRQLLVDNQMHQRQPGYHVLTPLRLDGRDAAVLVDRGWVPGGDDRGRLPDVAAPDEPRTLRGHVDQGPPTGIRLGGMADGESGWPLRVQYVDFDELEERLGYPLLPVVLRLDPDADHGFVREWGPVYREGYGPDRNYGYAVQWFALAAALMVIFVSVNLRRVRTDATD, encoded by the coding sequence ATGCGCATCGGTGGGTTTCAGTTCAGGCCCGGCCTGATCCCCAGCCTGGCGACCCTGATCGTGTTTCCAGTTCTGGTCTCCCTGGGGTTCTGGCAGCTGGATCGCGCGGAGCAGCGTGAAGCGCTCCAGGAGGCCTACGAGACGCGGGATCAGCGGTCACCGCTGGACCTGAACCGTGATGCACCGCCCGAGCGCCAGGCGCTCACGCGGAACGCCCGCGCCCGCGGCATCTACGATGTCGACCGGCAGCTGCTGGTCGACAATCAGATGCACCAGCGGCAGCCCGGCTACCATGTGCTGACGCCATTGCGCCTGGATGGGCGGGACGCGGCCGTGCTCGTTGACCGCGGTTGGGTGCCCGGCGGCGATGACCGCGGCCGCCTGCCGGATGTGGCCGCTCCGGACGAGCCCCGGACGTTGCGCGGGCACGTGGATCAGGGCCCGCCCACGGGCATCCGTCTGGGGGGCATGGCCGACGGTGAGAGCGGCTGGCCGCTCCGGGTGCAGTATGTGGACTTCGACGAGTTGGAGGAAAGGCTCGGCTATCCTCTTCTCCCCGTCGTGCTGCGGTTGGATCCGGACGCCGACCACGGCTTCGTGCGCGAGTGGGGCCCCGTGTACCGGGAAGGTTACGGGCCGGATCGCAACTATGGCTACGCGGTGCAGTGGTTTGCGCTGGCCGCCGCGTTGATGGTGATTTTCGTTTCAGTCAATCTACGACGAGTCAGAACCGATGCCACCGATTGA
- a CDS encoding ATP-binding protein, giving the protein MLRAVKPLLALWNHRYSLRWALILRVLVPLLVAMSLVTAVGLRTLESSIETQMQEDVELVARAVRLPISDSLERGEDASVRQALESVFRIGRVYGAYVYDQEGDLVAAVGAVNPAAEKQDVAGRAADGERSGGYEEIQGQEVYSYFEPLTDSSGRISGLLQVTRRGSDFREDIGRLRLQAFSFMGGAGLVITGLLLFGHREAIGKHLAGLAGSMARIESGERDHRASGEGPKEVRSLSNAFNTMLNSIEAAEREIAERRSDQARLEGELRHAEKLAAIGRLSAGVAHELGTPLSVIDGKAQRALRHADSDSRQERSLQQIRDEVSRMEHIVRQLLEFGRSSNRQFRWTRIGDLVGAALTALEDRFREHGVAVIVRGETPGADFCVDPVRIEQVLVNLLRNALQAGATKLTLDWGDDDGTVWLQVDDNGPGVPQDIRERLFEPFFTTKSVGEGTGLGLAVVHGIVTEHGGTIAVDASADGGASFRLTLPRQGNPDDVEHNGQGSKHDKEGGEAAGEGPAGRG; this is encoded by the coding sequence ATGCTACGCGCCGTGAAGCCGCTCCTGGCACTCTGGAATCACCGGTACAGCCTGCGCTGGGCGCTGATCCTGCGCGTCCTAGTGCCATTGCTTGTGGCCATGAGTCTGGTGACGGCCGTTGGGCTGAGGACGCTGGAATCGTCCATCGAGACGCAGATGCAGGAAGACGTCGAACTGGTGGCGCGGGCAGTCCGTCTTCCCATCAGCGACAGCCTCGAGCGTGGTGAGGACGCCAGCGTGCGTCAGGCCCTGGAGTCGGTGTTCCGGATCGGCCGTGTCTATGGTGCCTACGTCTACGACCAGGAAGGGGATCTGGTTGCCGCGGTAGGTGCGGTCAACCCGGCTGCGGAGAAACAGGACGTCGCCGGGCGTGCCGCCGACGGCGAGCGCAGCGGCGGCTACGAGGAGATTCAGGGGCAGGAGGTGTATTCCTACTTCGAGCCGCTCACCGACAGCAGCGGGCGCATTAGTGGTTTGTTGCAGGTCACCCGGCGTGGCAGTGATTTCCGGGAAGATATCGGCCGGTTGCGGCTACAGGCGTTCTCCTTCATGGGCGGTGCCGGGCTGGTCATTACCGGGCTATTGCTGTTCGGCCACCGGGAGGCGATCGGCAAGCATCTTGCAGGCCTCGCCGGGAGCATGGCGCGGATCGAGAGTGGTGAGCGGGATCATCGCGCCAGCGGCGAGGGACCCAAGGAAGTGCGGTCGCTGAGTAATGCATTCAACACCATGTTGAACAGTATCGAAGCCGCCGAGCGGGAGATTGCCGAGCGCCGGTCGGATCAGGCGCGGCTGGAGGGCGAGCTTCGCCATGCGGAGAAGCTCGCGGCCATCGGGCGGCTGTCTGCCGGTGTGGCGCACGAACTGGGGACGCCGTTGAGCGTGATCGACGGCAAGGCCCAGAGAGCGTTGCGGCACGCCGACAGTGATTCGCGCCAGGAGCGCTCGCTGCAGCAGATTCGCGACGAGGTCTCGCGCATGGAGCATATCGTGCGGCAGCTGCTGGAATTCGGGCGATCGTCGAATCGCCAGTTCCGCTGGACCCGGATCGGTGATCTGGTGGGGGCTGCGCTCACGGCACTGGAGGATCGTTTCCGGGAACACGGGGTCGCGGTGATCGTCCGCGGCGAGACACCCGGCGCCGACTTCTGCGTCGATCCCGTACGCATCGAGCAGGTGCTGGTGAATCTGCTGCGTAATGCCCTCCAGGCGGGAGCCACGAAGCTCACCCTGGACTGGGGTGATGACGACGGCACCGTCTGGCTGCAGGTGGATGACAACGGCCCCGGGGTTCCCCAGGACATCCGGGAGAGGCTGTTCGAGCCGTTCTTCACCACCAAGTCCGTGGGTGAAGGGACCGGCCTGGGCCTTGCCGTTGTGCACGGGATTGTCACGGAGCACGGCGGCACCATCGCCGTCGATGCCAGTGCCGACGGCGGCGCCAGCTTCCGACTGACCCTGCCGCGCCAGGGCAATCCGGATGATGTGGAACATAACGGGCAGGGGAGCAAGCATGACAAAGAAGGCGGCGAAGCAGCCGGAGAAGGTCCTGCTGGTCGAGGATGA
- the ctaD gene encoding cytochrome c oxidase subunit I yields the protein MSSTTHEAHHGHDDHHHAPYGITRWLFTTNHKDLGVLYMTFGLLMFFIGGAMAMVIRAELFQPGYNLVDPYFFNQMTTMHALVMIFGAVMPALTGLANWLVPVQIGAPDMALPRVNNWAFWLLPAGFVLLLATLFMPGGGPAAGWTMYPPLVLQLGDAFPFLIFAVHILGISSIMGSINIVATILNMRAPGMTLMKMPLFVWTWLITGFLMIAVMPVLAGAVTMLLTDQYFGTSFFDAAGGGDPVMFQHIFWFFGHPEVYILILPAFGIVSAILPTFSRKPLFGYSSMVYATAAIAFLSFIVWAHHMFTVGLPLAGQLFFMFATMLVAVPTGVKIFNWMATMWRGSMSFETPMLFAIAFVILFTVGGLSGVMLALAPVDLQYHDTYFVVAHFHYVLVSGTVFAIMAGVYYWLPKWTGHMYDERLGKWHFWVSTISVNVLFFPQHFLGLAGMPRRIPDYALQFAEFNMISSIGGFVFGFSQLLFVWIIIKCVRGGEKASDQVWDGAQGLEWTLPSPAPYHSFETPPVVR from the coding sequence ATGTCCTCCACGACACATGAAGCGCACCACGGTCACGACGACCATCACCACGCGCCCTATGGCATCACGCGGTGGTTGTTCACCACCAACCACAAGGATCTCGGCGTCCTGTACATGACCTTCGGGCTGCTGATGTTCTTCATCGGCGGCGCCATGGCGATGGTAATCCGGGCCGAGCTGTTCCAGCCCGGCTACAACCTTGTTGATCCCTATTTCTTCAATCAGATGACCACCATGCACGCCCTGGTGATGATCTTCGGGGCGGTGATGCCGGCGCTCACCGGGCTGGCCAACTGGCTGGTGCCGGTGCAGATCGGGGCGCCGGACATGGCGCTGCCGCGGGTCAACAACTGGGCCTTCTGGTTGCTGCCGGCAGGCTTCGTGCTGCTGCTGGCCACGCTGTTCATGCCCGGCGGCGGTCCGGCCGCGGGCTGGACCATGTACCCGCCGCTGGTGCTGCAGCTGGGTGATGCGTTCCCGTTCCTGATCTTCGCGGTGCACATCCTGGGCATCTCTTCGATCATGGGGTCGATCAACATCGTCGCCACCATCCTGAACATGCGCGCTCCCGGCATGACGCTGATGAAAATGCCGCTGTTCGTCTGGACGTGGCTGATCACCGGCTTCCTGATGATCGCGGTGATGCCGGTGCTGGCCGGGGCGGTGACCATGCTGCTCACGGATCAGTACTTTGGCACCAGCTTCTTTGATGCCGCCGGCGGCGGTGACCCGGTGATGTTCCAGCACATCTTCTGGTTCTTCGGGCATCCCGAGGTGTACATCCTGATCCTGCCGGCGTTCGGCATCGTCTCGGCGATTCTGCCGACGTTCTCGCGCAAGCCGCTGTTCGGCTACAGCTCCATGGTCTATGCCACCGCGGCCATCGCGTTCCTGTCGTTCATCGTCTGGGCGCACCACATGTTTACCGTGGGTCTGCCACTGGCCGGGCAGCTGTTCTTCATGTTTGCCACCATGCTGGTGGCCGTGCCCACCGGGGTGAAGATCTTCAACTGGATGGCCACCATGTGGCGCGGCAGCATGAGTTTCGAAACGCCCATGCTGTTCGCGATCGCCTTCGTCATCCTGTTCACCGTCGGTGGCCTCTCCGGGGTAATGCTGGCCCTGGCGCCGGTGGACCTGCAGTACCATGACACCTACTTCGTGGTGGCCCACTTCCACTACGTGCTGGTGTCCGGCACCGTGTTCGCGATCATGGCGGGCGTCTACTACTGGTTGCCGAAGTGGACCGGGCACATGTACGACGAGCGCCTGGGCAAGTGGCACTTCTGGGTGTCCACCATCTCGGTGAACGTATTGTTCTTCCCGCAGCACTTCCTGGGGCTGGCCGGCATGCCACGGCGTATTCCGGACTACGCGCTGCAGTTCGCGGAGTTCAACATGATCTCGTCCATTGGCGGCTTCGTGTTCGGTTTCTCGCAGCTGCTGTTCGTCTGGATCATCATCAAGTGCGTCCGCGGTGGCGAGAAGGCCAGCGACCAGGTGTGGGACGGAGCGCAAGGCCTCGAGTGGACGTTGCCGTCGCCGGCGCCGTACCACTCCTTCGAGACGCCCCCGGTGGTGAGGTAA
- a CDS encoding cytochrome c oxidase subunit 3, translating to MSQAEGSYYVPHESRWPVFGVPGIALLMAGFSVYLNGGNWGVPTMVLGAIITLIMTVMWFRDVIHESVSGKYNAQVDVSFRQGMAWFIFSEVMFFGAFFGALFYARVFSIPWLSGADPATSQFLWDSVVLSWPTAGPGMLDLDYTAMGAWFLPTLNTIILLTSGVTLTWAHHAIKENHRRQVVIGLALTVALGFLFSSIQAYEYFYAWDELNLRMDTGIYGSLFYMLTGFHGVHVIIGALTLLVILLRVLKGHFTADNHFGFEAAAWYWHFVDVVWLGLFVFVYVI from the coding sequence ATGAGCCAAGCAGAAGGCAGCTACTACGTTCCCCATGAGAGCCGCTGGCCGGTATTCGGTGTTCCGGGTATCGCGCTCCTGATGGCGGGGTTCTCCGTGTACCTGAACGGGGGCAACTGGGGCGTGCCGACCATGGTGCTCGGGGCGATCATCACCCTGATCATGACGGTGATGTGGTTCCGGGACGTGATCCACGAGAGCGTGAGTGGCAAGTACAACGCCCAGGTGGATGTCTCCTTCCGCCAGGGCATGGCGTGGTTCATTTTCTCCGAGGTGATGTTCTTCGGCGCTTTCTTCGGCGCCCTGTTCTACGCCCGGGTGTTCTCGATTCCGTGGCTGAGCGGTGCGGATCCTGCCACCAGTCAGTTCCTCTGGGACTCCGTGGTGTTGTCCTGGCCGACTGCCGGTCCCGGTATGCTGGACCTGGACTACACGGCCATGGGGGCATGGTTCCTGCCGACGCTTAACACCATCATCCTGCTGACCTCCGGCGTGACCCTGACCTGGGCTCACCACGCCATCAAGGAGAACCATCGCCGGCAGGTGGTCATCGGGCTCGCCCTGACGGTGGCGCTTGGTTTCCTGTTCAGCTCCATTCAGGCGTACGAGTATTTCTACGCATGGGATGAGCTCAACCTGCGGATGGATACCGGCATCTACGGCTCGCTGTTCTACATGCTCACCGGTTTCCACGGCGTGCACGTGATCATCGGCGCCCTGACACTGCTGGTGATCCTGCTGCGCGTGCTCAAGGGCCATTTCACTGCCGATAACCACTTCGGCTTCGAGGCGGCCGCCTGGTACTGGCACTTCGTGGACGTGGTCTGGCTGGGCCTGTTCGTGTTCGTCTATGTGATCTGA
- the fabB gene encoding beta-ketoacyl-ACP synthase I gives MKRVVVTGAGIVSCLGNDKSAVADSLRTGRSGIRYREAYEEMGLRSRIAGAVDLDLDAHVDRKARRFMGDAAGFAYVAMQEAIEHAGLEPHEVSNPRTGLITGSGGGSTENLLKAADILRERGVKRIGPYMVPKVMSSTVSACLATPFRIKGVNYSITSACATSAHCIGNAMEQIQLGKQDVVFAGGGEEEHWTLTMLFDAMGALSSRRNDTPESASRAYDADRDGFVIAGGAGMLVVEELEHARARGATILAELTGYGATSDGHDMVAPSGEGATRCMQQALATHDGPVDYINAHGTSTPAGDITELNAIREVFGDTPPAVSSTKSLTGHSLGAAGVQEAIYSLLMLQNDFVTASANIENLDPEAEGMPIVRERRDNAGLNAVMSNSFGFGGTNATLVFRRWTGT, from the coding sequence ATGAAACGCGTGGTGGTAACGGGGGCGGGGATTGTCTCCTGCCTCGGAAACGACAAGTCAGCGGTGGCGGACAGTCTCCGCACCGGCCGCTCGGGCATTCGGTACCGCGAAGCGTACGAAGAGATGGGACTGCGCAGTCGCATCGCCGGCGCCGTGGACCTGGACCTGGACGCCCATGTCGACCGCAAGGCGCGACGCTTCATGGGGGACGCCGCCGGCTTTGCCTACGTCGCCATGCAGGAGGCCATCGAACACGCGGGGCTGGAGCCGCACGAAGTCTCCAACCCGCGCACCGGGCTGATCACCGGCTCCGGCGGCGGCTCCACCGAGAACCTGCTCAAGGCGGCGGATATCCTGCGCGAACGAGGCGTCAAGCGGATCGGCCCGTACATGGTGCCCAAGGTCATGAGCAGTACTGTATCCGCGTGCCTGGCCACACCGTTCAGGATCAAGGGCGTGAACTACTCCATCACGTCTGCATGTGCGACCAGTGCGCATTGCATCGGCAATGCCATGGAACAGATCCAGCTGGGCAAGCAGGACGTGGTTTTCGCCGGCGGCGGCGAGGAAGAGCACTGGACCCTGACCATGCTGTTCGATGCCATGGGGGCGCTGTCGTCAAGGCGCAACGACACGCCGGAGTCCGCCTCGCGGGCGTACGATGCTGACCGGGACGGCTTCGTCATCGCCGGCGGTGCCGGCATGCTGGTGGTGGAGGAACTCGAACATGCACGAGCCCGGGGCGCCACCATTCTCGCCGAATTGACAGGGTACGGGGCCACGTCGGACGGCCACGACATGGTGGCTCCGTCCGGAGAAGGCGCCACACGATGCATGCAGCAGGCCCTGGCAACCCACGACGGACCGGTGGACTACATCAACGCCCACGGCACCAGCACGCCCGCGGGCGATATCACCGAACTCAACGCCATCCGCGAGGTGTTTGGTGACACCCCGCCTGCCGTGAGTTCCACCAAGTCCCTCACCGGCCACTCCCTGGGTGCGGCCGGCGTGCAGGAGGCGATCTACAGCCTGCTGATGCTGCAGAACGATTTCGTCACCGCCTCGGCCAACATCGAGAACCTGGACCCGGAGGCTGAGGGCATGCCCATTGTCCGGGAACGCCGGGACAACGCCGGGTTGAACGCGGTCATGTCCAACAGCTTCGGCTTCGGCGGCACCAACGCCACATTGGTCTTCCGGCGCTGGACCGGAACCTAG
- a CDS encoding heme A synthase: MRNQGFFRLCLTASALTLIVVLLGAWVRLEDAGLGCPDWPGCYGMLLGVPQTEEAIESANVAYPERPVHVGKAWKEMIHRYAAGILGLLVFAITIYAVRRRHEPGQPVGLPVFLSILIIAQSILGMWTVTWQLKPLVVTMHLLGGMTTLALLWWLSLRAGVMHRPPVRDPGQRLRPLVLAVLAVVVAQILLGGWVSTNYAALACTDFPRCGGEWVPEADYSDAFVLWKGLGVDYEFGVLDHPARVAIQFVHRLGAVVTALAVIGLAVTVWLRTRSTLVRGYAAATVALLVVQWILGITNVLASLPLSVAVAHNGGAALLLLSVVGLYHTLRPLPNDATATHGTGD; the protein is encoded by the coding sequence ATGCGCAACCAGGGTTTCTTTCGCCTCTGTCTGACTGCTTCCGCCCTCACCCTGATCGTGGTACTCCTCGGTGCCTGGGTGCGGCTGGAAGACGCTGGTCTCGGTTGCCCGGACTGGCCCGGCTGCTACGGCATGCTCCTGGGGGTGCCGCAGACCGAGGAAGCCATTGAATCGGCCAACGTGGCCTATCCGGAGCGCCCGGTGCACGTGGGCAAGGCATGGAAGGAGATGATCCATCGCTACGCCGCCGGCATCCTCGGCCTGTTGGTGTTCGCCATCACCATCTACGCCGTCCGGCGCCGCCATGAGCCCGGGCAACCCGTGGGCCTGCCGGTGTTTCTGTCCATCCTGATTATCGCCCAGTCCATTCTCGGCATGTGGACGGTCACTTGGCAGCTCAAACCGCTGGTGGTGACCATGCACCTGCTCGGTGGCATGACGACGCTGGCATTGTTGTGGTGGCTCAGCCTGCGGGCCGGCGTCATGCACCGCCCGCCGGTGCGGGATCCCGGGCAGCGCCTGCGACCGCTGGTGCTCGCGGTGCTCGCCGTGGTGGTGGCGCAGATCCTCCTGGGCGGCTGGGTCAGCACCAATTACGCGGCTCTGGCCTGTACCGACTTCCCGCGTTGCGGGGGGGAATGGGTGCCGGAAGCGGACTATTCCGACGCCTTTGTGCTGTGGAAGGGGCTCGGTGTCGACTACGAGTTCGGCGTCCTGGATCACCCGGCGCGAGTCGCGATTCAGTTTGTCCACCGTCTTGGGGCGGTGGTCACTGCGCTGGCAGTGATCGGTCTCGCCGTTACGGTATGGCTCCGGACGCGGTCCACGCTGGTCCGTGGTTATGCCGCCGCCACGGTGGCCCTGCTTGTGGTGCAGTGGATCCTCGGCATCACCAACGTCCTCGCGAGTCTGCCGCTGTCGGTGGCGGTGGCACATAACGGCGGCGCCGCGCTACTGCTGTTGAGCGTGGTCGGTCTTTACCATACCCTTCGCCCACTGCCTAATGATGCAACTGCAACGCATGGAACGGGCGACTGA
- a CDS encoding cytochrome c oxidase assembly protein encodes MSDETTSKRHTSLVTKLVLVTFGMFGFGFALVPLYDVICDITGLNGVVDLQAADYERGEVDPDRKITVEFVATVNDNRPWDFKPEVRRMEVTPGELYTVTFETTNTQDEDTVSQIVPSVAPGRAARDFRKTECFCFTEQPFEAGENRDMSVTFFIDPRLDDRTNTVTLSYTLFDLGAGDDPDFDPEDAQLHAGSR; translated from the coding sequence ATGAGTGACGAGACCACGAGTAAACGCCATACCAGTCTGGTGACGAAACTGGTTCTGGTCACCTTCGGCATGTTCGGATTCGGTTTCGCCCTGGTGCCGCTGTATGACGTGATCTGCGATATCACCGGACTGAATGGCGTGGTGGATCTCCAGGCCGCGGACTACGAACGCGGTGAAGTGGATCCGGACCGCAAGATCACCGTCGAGTTCGTGGCCACCGTGAACGACAACCGGCCCTGGGATTTCAAGCCCGAGGTACGTCGCATGGAGGTGACGCCCGGTGAGCTCTACACGGTGACCTTCGAGACGACCAACACCCAGGACGAAGATACGGTCAGCCAGATCGTGCCGAGCGTGGCCCCCGGTCGTGCGGCCCGGGACTTCCGCAAGACAGAGTGCTTCTGCTTCACCGAGCAGCCCTTCGAGGCGGGGGAGAACCGGGATATGTCGGTGACCTTCTTTATCGATCCACGCCTGGATGACCGCACGAATACGGTGACGCTGTCGTACACCCTGTTTGACCTGGGCGCGGGCGACGACCCCGATTTCGATCCCGAGGATGCGCAGCTGCACGCCGGCTCGCGCTGA
- a CDS encoding twin transmembrane helix small protein, with translation MTLAIKIGVVLAMLAIVFSLFSGAIFLVRDQSSSRRVVRALTWRIGLSVALFAIILVLLTTGVIEPGDPMRP, from the coding sequence ATGACACTGGCAATCAAGATCGGCGTCGTTCTGGCCATGCTGGCCATCGTGTTCAGCCTGTTCTCCGGGGCCATCTTCCTGGTGCGCGACCAGAGCAGTTCGCGCCGCGTGGTACGGGCCCTGACATGGCGCATCGGCCTGTCGGTGGCCCTGTTCGCCATCATCCTGGTGCTGTTGACAACGGGAGTCATCGAGCCCGGAGACCCGATGCGCCCGTAG
- a CDS encoding DUF4168 domain-containing protein yields the protein MKTRTSIRFMIPLLSGLLLAPTLYAMDQEDGQAETYEQEPDAMAEQQDFDDETLEQFADAYVEVGEIHREYSERLQGAEATEDAQELQQEANDEMVEAIQASGLEVQEYSAVAAALERDPEMREEVVGMIEARQ from the coding sequence ATGAAGACCCGCACATCCATCCGTTTCATGATTCCGCTGCTTTCGGGGCTGCTTCTGGCACCCACCCTGTACGCCATGGACCAGGAAGACGGTCAGGCCGAGACCTACGAGCAGGAACCGGACGCCATGGCCGAGCAGCAGGATTTTGACGACGAAACGCTGGAACAGTTCGCCGATGCCTATGTCGAGGTGGGCGAGATTCACCGCGAATATTCAGAGCGGCTCCAGGGCGCCGAGGCCACCGAAGACGCGCAGGAACTCCAGCAGGAAGCCAATGACGAAATGGTGGAGGCCATCCAGGCCAGTGGTCTGGAGGTTCAGGAGTATTCCGCCGTCGCCGCGGCGCTGGAGCGTGACCCGGAGATGCGCGAGGAAGTCGTCGGCATGATCGAGGCGCGCCAGTAA
- the cyoE gene encoding heme o synthase has product MTASGQHSTAYGRHRWEDYYELCKPKVVALLVFTALVGMVLAAPPAEVPWNALIFGSLGIALSSASAAAINQIVDEKADAAMARTKGRPLPTGALPAGRAMVFAATIGLLGLGILYLLVNPLTALLTFLSLMGYAFVYTLFLKRATPQNIVIGGAAGAAPPVLGWAAVTGTIHPHALLLFLIIFIWTPPHFWALAIHRREDYAKVDIPMLPVTHGVRFTEVQILLYTLLLVAASLLPFATRMSGPVYLVGVLLLNAGFLYYAFALRYSSDERLPMRAFGYSITYLMGLFGLLLLDHYLPLLERLLPA; this is encoded by the coding sequence ATGACAGCCTCCGGGCAGCACTCCACGGCATACGGCCGCCACCGCTGGGAAGACTACTACGAGCTGTGCAAGCCCAAGGTGGTGGCACTGCTGGTCTTCACCGCGCTGGTGGGCATGGTGCTGGCCGCCCCACCGGCGGAGGTGCCGTGGAACGCGCTGATCTTCGGCAGTCTCGGTATTGCCCTGAGCAGCGCCTCGGCGGCGGCGATCAACCAGATCGTGGATGAAAAAGCGGACGCCGCCATGGCCCGTACCAAGGGGCGCCCCCTGCCCACCGGGGCCTTACCGGCCGGCCGCGCCATGGTCTTCGCCGCCACCATCGGCCTGCTCGGGCTCGGCATTCTCTACTTGCTGGTGAACCCGTTGACGGCGCTGCTCACTTTCCTTTCGCTGATGGGTTATGCGTTCGTCTACACCCTGTTCCTGAAGCGGGCGACGCCGCAGAATATCGTCATCGGCGGCGCCGCCGGTGCCGCGCCGCCGGTGCTGGGCTGGGCGGCGGTGACCGGGACCATCCATCCCCATGCCCTGCTGCTGTTTCTGATCATCTTTATCTGGACGCCACCCCATTTCTGGGCCCTGGCCATCCACCGGCGCGAGGATTACGCCAAGGTGGACATTCCCATGCTGCCGGTGACCCACGGGGTGCGCTTTACCGAAGTGCAGATCCTGCTCTACACCCTGCTGCTGGTGGCCGCCAGCCTGCTGCCGTTTGCCACCAGGATGAGCGGGCCCGTGTACCTGGTCGGCGTGCTGTTACTCAATGCCGGCTTCCTCTATTACGCTTTTGCGCTGCGTTACTCCAGCGATGAGCGATTGCCGATGCGCGCGTTCGGCTATTCAATTACCTATCTGATGGGGCTCTTCGGGCTGCTGCTGCTGGACCACTATCTACCCCTGCTGGAGCGGCTGCTGCCGGCCTGA